A window of Coriobacteriia bacterium contains these coding sequences:
- a CDS encoding VWA domain-containing protein translates to MAVIVGAPGGQSFPFSAIVGQETLKLALLLNAVDPRVGGVLIRGEKGTAKSTAVRALRSLLPPITIVSGCRFACDPADAPSWCDECCERSGAGPLPTEQAAARLVELPVSATEDRIVGTLDFEHAIKRGEKRFEPGLLANANRAILYVDEVNLLDDHLVDTLLDAAAMGVNSVEREGVSFRHPARFMLIGTMNPEEGELRPQLLDRFGLCVDVSGVQDPGARVEIVRRRRDFDANPVAFCARWADDEAELTASIERGRALLPSVTVSDELLLAIANLALSVGVDGHRADQAMARAAAALAALEGREVPTVSDVSRIAPLVLAHRVRRTLFDEPRIDSVAMAALIATSLGSDNDQADDEQNAIADDTMLSAGQAAIWETAPDPRQPVDEPSPRARIAIPDERENRVDYMRSEGRRRQAVSAESRGRHTGSRASAEGTERADIALEATLRAAAPNQSSRNAANGLALQIERSEIQQKVRRHKAGTTIVFCVDTSSSMGTAARVAAVRTAVVDLLHDAYRRRDRVAVVAFRGDSAEVLLAPTASIQLAEMRLRDLTTGGSTPLAAGLLTSMEVVEREQRRDPDVVGWIVVLSDGRANVGLSGGVGSADALAAAVRMKAAGVHALVVDVAGSDQPSGPAREIATAAGARYVKTGDGGHTLAASVRSVVHNA, encoded by the coding sequence GTGGCGGTGATTGTGGGTGCTCCCGGCGGACAGTCGTTTCCGTTCTCGGCGATCGTTGGCCAGGAGACACTTAAGCTTGCACTGCTTCTCAACGCCGTCGACCCCAGGGTCGGCGGCGTTCTCATTCGCGGGGAGAAGGGGACAGCCAAGTCCACTGCGGTTCGCGCTTTGCGCTCGCTGTTGCCGCCCATCACTATCGTGTCCGGTTGCAGGTTCGCCTGCGACCCTGCGGACGCCCCATCGTGGTGCGATGAGTGCTGCGAGCGCTCTGGCGCCGGGCCCTTGCCCACCGAGCAAGCAGCGGCGCGGCTCGTCGAGCTGCCAGTCTCGGCCACAGAGGACCGCATAGTCGGTACCTTGGACTTCGAGCACGCCATCAAGCGGGGAGAGAAGCGCTTCGAGCCCGGGCTGCTGGCCAACGCCAACCGGGCGATTCTCTACGTAGACGAGGTCAACCTGCTCGACGACCACCTCGTCGACACTCTTCTGGACGCCGCTGCCATGGGTGTGAACAGCGTCGAGCGCGAGGGCGTCTCCTTCCGGCACCCAGCGCGCTTCATGCTGATCGGAACGATGAATCCGGAGGAGGGAGAGCTCAGGCCACAGCTTCTTGACCGCTTCGGGCTATGCGTCGATGTCTCGGGCGTTCAAGACCCCGGGGCACGCGTCGAGATCGTCCGCCGCCGACGTGACTTCGATGCCAATCCGGTCGCGTTCTGCGCCCGTTGGGCTGATGACGAGGCCGAGCTGACCGCAAGTATCGAGCGTGGCCGAGCGCTTCTACCGAGCGTTACCGTCTCCGACGAGCTGCTCCTCGCGATCGCCAACCTTGCGCTCTCCGTGGGAGTGGACGGCCATCGCGCCGATCAAGCCATGGCCCGTGCGGCCGCCGCGCTCGCGGCGCTTGAAGGCCGAGAGGTGCCGACCGTTTCCGATGTGAGCCGAATCGCCCCACTCGTGCTCGCCCACCGAGTTCGCCGCACGCTCTTCGACGAGCCGCGGATCGACTCGGTCGCCATGGCCGCCTTGATCGCCACTTCGCTGGGCAGCGACAACGACCAAGCCGATGACGAGCAGAATGCCATCGCAGACGACACGATGCTTAGCGCGGGACAGGCAGCAATCTGGGAGACGGCTCCGGACCCACGACAGCCCGTCGACGAACCATCCCCACGAGCCCGGATTGCGATTCCGGATGAGCGCGAGAACCGTGTGGATTACATGAGATCGGAAGGTCGCCGACGCCAGGCTGTCTCGGCCGAATCCCGGGGGCGTCATACTGGTAGCCGCGCGAGTGCCGAGGGCACCGAGCGCGCTGACATCGCCCTCGAGGCGACGCTACGGGCAGCCGCACCCAATCAGTCCTCCCGCAACGCGGCAAACGGGCTGGCGCTGCAGATCGAACGCTCAGAGATTCAGCAGAAGGTTCGGCGCCACAAGGCGGGAACGACCATCGTGTTCTGTGTGGATACGAGCAGTTCGATGGGCACGGCCGCTCGAGTCGCCGCCGTGCGTACCGCGGTGGTCGACCTGTTGCATGACGCCTACCGGCGCCGAGACCGTGTCGCCGTCGTCGCGTTTCGCGGAGATAGCGCCGAGGTGTTGCTCGCACCAACAGCCAGCATCCAGCTCGCCGAGATGCGCCTGCGCGACCTGACAACTGGGGGATCGACGCCACTAGCCGCAGGGCTGCTCACGAGCATGGAGGTCGTCGAGCGGGAGCAACGCCGCGATCCCGACGTCGTCGGGTGGATCGTCGTGCTCTCCGATGGGAGGGCGAATGTCGGTCTCTCTGGGGGTGTCGGCAGCGCTGACGCGCTTGCAGCGGCCGTGCGTATGAAGGCGGCGGGGGTGCATGCACTTGTGGTGGACGTCGCAGGCTCAGATCAACCGTCCGGACCAGCGCGGGAGATTGCGACCGCGGCGGGTGCTCGCTACGTCAAGACGGGTGACGGGGGTCACACGCTTGCCGCGTCGGTGCGAAGTGTCGTTCATAACGCGTAA